The following proteins are co-located in the Engraulis encrasicolus isolate BLACKSEA-1 chromosome 2, IST_EnEncr_1.0, whole genome shotgun sequence genome:
- the LOC134465181 gene encoding GTPase IMAP family member 9-like translates to MASPDPGAPLNEDAPAAAALSSCPELRLVLLGKTGTGKSSSGNIILGREAFQADISPESITSQCERESEVVSGRHLVVIDTPGFFDTRFSPKEVATEVGRCVVLSSPGPHAFLVVLQPGRFTQEEQHTLKWISATFGAEALRYTMVLFTWGDQLKGRPIEEFLKKGKELSDFVGTCKGGYHVFDNSKSPEDARSQVSELLCKIDKMVEENGGGCYTSDMYQEAERAIQEAQQMILLGTQLEREQDSQSQETEATHGGGGGGGGGGRDDGERDRRREEERKRREAEEARKKAERVFWSELLTAMGKGAAEGAGLIKEGEEMAGEKKIKKGKVVKRATALASKPLSITSAAKVVGGAVREGSKVLYKHRKTFLQ, encoded by the exons ATGGCGTCCCCGGACCCAGGAGCACCGCTTAATG AagatgctcctgctgctgctgcgttgtCCTCCTGCCCTGAGCTGAGATTGGTACTCCTGGGGAAGACAGGCACTGGGAAGAGCAGCTCTGGAAACATCATCCTAGGAAGGGAAGCATTCCAAGCCGACATCTCCCCTGAGTCCATCACTAGCCAAtgcgagagggagagtgaggtggTATCGGGGAGACACCTGGTGGTTATCGACACTCCAGGGTTTTTCGACACACGTTTCTCCCCCAAAGAAGTGGCGACCGAGGTGGGACGATGCGTCGTGCTCTCGTCTCCTGGACCCCACGCGTTCCTGGTGGTGCTCCAGCCCGGACGCTTCACCCAGGAGGAGCAGCACACTCTGAAGTGGATCTCCGCCACCTTCGGCGCTGAGGCGCTCAGGTACACCATGGTGCTGTTCACCTGGGGAGATCAGCTGAAGGGCAGACCGATAGAGGAATTCCTGAAGAAAGGCAAAGAGCTCTCTGACTTTGTGGGTACCTGCAAAGGTGGCTACCACGTTTTCGACAACTCCAAATCCCCAGAGGATGCCCGCAGCCAGGTGTCAGAGTTGCTCTGCAAGATTGACAAGATGGTGGAGGAGAACGGTGGCGGGTGTTACACCAGCGACATGTACCAGGAGGCAGAGCGTGCCATCCAGGAGGCACAGCAGATGATACTACTGGGGACCCAGCTAGAGCGTGAACAGGATTCTCAATCACAGGAGACAGAGGCcactcatggaggaggaggaggaggaggaggaggaggtagagacgacggagagagagaccgcagaagagaagaggagaggaagagaagggaggcagAGGAGGCCAGGAAGAAAGCCGAGAGGGTCTTCTGGTCCGAGCTGCTGACGGCCATGGGCAAAGGTGCGGCGGAGGGCGCCGGGCTGatcaaggagggggaggagatggcGGGCGAGAAGAAGATCAAGAAGGGCAAGGTGGTGAAGAGGGCCACGGCGCTGGCCTCTAAACCCCTCTCCATCACCTCCGCTGCCAAGGTGGTGGGGGGCGCTGTGAGGGAGGGAAGCAAGGTGCTGTACAAGCACCGTAAAACATTTCTGCAGTAA
- the kdelr3 gene encoding ER lumen protein-retaining receptor 3: MNVFRLCGDVSHLVAIIILFMKIWRSKSCAGISGKSQMLFALVFTARYLDLFTSFISLYNTIMKVVFLSLAYATVYLIYIRFRSSYDSDNDSFRVEFLLVPVAGLSFLENYAFTPLEILWTFSIYLESVAILPQLFMITKTGEAESITTHYLFFLGLYRALYLANWVYRYNTEGFFDQIAVVSGVVQTIFYCDFFYLYVTRVLRGNAKMSLPMPV; the protein is encoded by the exons ATGAATGTTTTTCGGCTCTGCGGTGACGTGTCACATCTTGTTGCCATCATCATATTGTTTATGAAAATATGGAGATCGAAATCGTGTGCAG GAATCTCTGGGAAGTCACAGATGCTGTTTGCTCTCGTCTTCACCGCAAGATACCTAGACCTTTTCACCAGCTTTATCTCTCTATACAACACTATTATGAAG gTGGTTTTCCTGTCTCTGGCCTACGCCACCGTGTACCTGATCTACATTCGGTTCCGCAGCAGCTACGACTCGGATAACGACTCGTTCCGCGTGGAGTTCCTGCTGGTCCCTGTGGCTGGACTCTCCTTCCTGGAGAACTACGCCTTCACCCCTCTCGAg ATCCTCTGGACCTTCTCCATCTACCTGGAGTCCGTGGCCATCTTGCCTCAGCTGTTCATGATCACCAAGACGGGCGAGGCGGAGTCAATCACCACCCACTACCTGTTCTTCCTGGGCCTGTACCGGGCCCTCTACCTGGCCAACTGGGTCTATCGCTACAACACCGAGGGCTTCTTCGACCAAATCGCTGTGGTGTCCGGAGTGGTGCAGACCATCTTCTATTGCGACTTCTTCTATCTCTACGTCACCAGGG TTCTCCGGGGTAATGCAAAGATGAGTCTGCCAATGCCTGTGTGA